The Limisphaerales bacterium genome includes the window TTCGGTTTCGATTGCAGGGCAAAGACGGGCAACTCGGGCCGGAGCTGCAGTTTCGGATGCCCAAGCTGCGCAGCTTCCACGCGGAAGATTTGGACGCCGATGGCCGCGCGGAGTTGATTTCCATTGCTCAACAATCCGGACGCGTGACGGTGCATCATCTCGCCACGCACGCGCCCGAAGCACTCGCGGGCGAACTCAAGCGTGGCCAGCTCGAACTGCTTTCCCTGCCCAAAACCGCCAAGAGCAAGCGCGGCCGCACGTGGGCGGATGTGAATGGCGATGGCCGCACGGATTTGATTTATGCCGATCCAGAGGGCAGCCAGCTCGTGCTGCAGACGCAAACCGAACGCGGCACATTTGCCAGTCCACGCCGATTCCCCTGCCTCAGCGGCATCACGCAGATTGCGGTGGCGGATTGGAATGGCGACGGCCGTCCGGAAATTTTTGTGCTCAGTGCAGATGAAAAACAGGCGGGCATGACGCGTCTGGAAAAGAATGGCCGCATGCCTTTCCCCGAGCCGATCGATACCGATGAGCATCGCCCGCTGGCACTCGCGGTGGGGCAGCTCGCGCCCGGCAACAAACCGGTGCTGGCGTTGGTGGTGGAAAAAGACGGCGCGCGCCAACTGCAAATGCACCAACCGGGCGTGCCCATGGCGACCCAGAGATTAAACAAAGATTACAAAGCCAATCCGTCCATCGTGGCGTTTCACGATATGGATCAGGATGGCCGGAATGATTTGTTACTGCTGGCGCCGTTTGAAAAAATCAAGGTTCTGGTGAATCGCGCGGACAACGATTTTGAAGAGGTGGATGTGGCCCCGCCGGGAGGCACGCTGGATAAACCCATTTTAAATACAGCAGATGTGGACGGCGACGGCAAAGCGGAATTGCTGTTGGCGCAGCGGAATTTTTTGCGGGCGGTGAAGCTGGAAAAACAAAACGACACATGGCGGCTGCGCGTGAACGATCAAATCAACGGCGCGGGCACGGACTCGCGCCTGCGCACGGCCGTGGCGCTACCCGCAGGCGGAGGCAAGACCGCGCTGCTGTTACTGGACACCGCGCGCAAGGAGCTGACCGTGTGCGAGCGTGACCGCACGGGTGTGTGGCAGCCGACGCAGCATTTGCCGCTGCCCACGGTGGATTTCGCCGATGCCCAACCCATTTCGATCGGCAGCAAAACCGCCAATGCACTGGCGTTCACCGGAGTGAATCAGGCGGCGTGGCTGGCCTTCACCGGCAGCACTTGGAAGCTGGAGGAACGCGCCCATTACGAAACACCGCTAAAGGACGCGGAGCTACGCGATGTGGTATGCGGCGATCTCACGGGTAATGGCCGGAAGGATTTTGTGTTTTTGGAAACCGCCAAAAATCATTTGGACCTCGCGGCGTGGGATGCGCCGGGCAAAGTGCTGCCGGCGATTCGCTGGCGGGTGTTTGAGCAACGCTCATTCCGCGGCCTCGGCGGTGGGGTGGAACCGCGCGAAGCAGTGATCGCCGATTTTGACGGCGACGGGCGCAATGACCTCGCGGTGTTGGTGCACGATCGGGTGCTGCTTTATACGCAGGAGAATTAAGGGGGTTGTTTTGCGGCTTGGACGTTAACCAAAAAACCGCCCTGCGTTTGCAGAGCGGTTTGTGAATTCTTCTGGCTATGCCTACTTCAACTTCGGCGGTTTCGGGGCGAAGGTGCGGAGGCGGATGCCTGCTTCGTTGACTTCGACGCCGCTGACGGTGATGTGCAGGTACCTCTTAATTTTAGCGAAGTCCGGCAACAGCTTGAAGTCGAGCCACTCGCTGAAATCCGGGGCCACGGGCAACCCGGTGTCCGGATCGATTTCCTGACCGGGTCCGACGGGGAGGTTGTCCAGAGTTTGCTCAATAATGTTCGGGTTATTTTTCAACATCTTGAAAAGGGGCCCGAGCATGTGTTGTTGGTTTTCGTAAGCGAAAGCGCCTTTCATTCCACCAATTTTAGCGGCGGCTAGTTTGAGGGCGGTCATTTTGGAAAGTAGTTTGGCATCTTTACCGGAACCGCGAAGATGATCCTCAATGGCTTTGCCGGAGGAGGAAAGGATGAGGTATCCGCCAGCGATGGAAAGATGCAGCCCAGAGTCGCCGCCGCCGCCGACAACGTCATAGGAATGAATAGTGCGGCCGAGGAATTCGCGTGACTCAGCGGGCACCGGCACAGCGAGCTTGATGATCGTTTGCAGCGCGCCGAGCGTGACGGCGGGTTTCTGCGATTTGATCATAAACAGAGTTGATGAACTGAGGAGACCCTCCAGCTTTTCGCCGCCAGCTGGGCGGGCCATTTCCATCATAATGAAATCATCGCCAAGGGTATCGATGATTTGCCCTTTGAAGCTGAAATTCGGGTCGGATTGTTTAGCAAACCCATCCAGAGCACCGAGCGCCATCGGAGCGGCGGGACTAATTTCGGCGAGCATTCCGGTAAAGGTTTTCCATGCAGCCTGACTATTGCGGCGGATGCGCGCGAAGCTGGTGACATCCTCGCTCACGAATGGCAGCGGACCGGCGTCTTCGGCGTCCGGCGCGAAGAGCGCGAGCAAGCCGCGACGTCCGGCCTCGGGCACATCGATGAAGAGGTCCATCAACTCGCCATCTTCATCCTGATGCAGGGAGAGGCTAATGGCGCGCAAGCCCTTGAGGCCGAGCGCGGTGATCACCCCCTCCGCGGTGGGGACGCCAAATTCAGGCTCGGCATCGGGGTCTTCCAATGATTGGGCCATCTCAAGGCCTTTCTCGACCACTACCGCAAAATCCAGCCAACCATAAGCCAGCGCGGTCTTGAATTGTTTCCCGTGACGCTCGGCGAAGCCGGGCACTTTGGCGAGCGACTTGGCGCCGGCGCCCTGATGCAACGCCATGATTTGCTCGGTCAATTGCTCTTTGTTGGTCACGATAAACAACGAACCGGCTTGGCCGATGTAAATGGATTGGCCGGCAAACTCTTTCGCTTCTCCCGGCGCCTCGATGGAGATTACATCCGTGCCGCGAATGCGGTGGCGTTTGTGGGGTACTTCTTTTTCCACAAGCGTTTCACGGAGCTTGCCAATCTTCTCAGCGAGGGCGTCAGATTGTCTACCGCTATCAACGATCAGATACATTCCGGCATCCTTTTCGCCGGGGATGAGCGTGAAGCCCATCGTCGCTTGGCCCTGTGCAAGATTCCAATATTCGGCGAGCTTAATGCCCGATTTTTCCTCCACTTCCGCGATCACTTTCTCGTGAAACGCCTTTTCCAACTTGGCGGCGAAGGCGGCCATTTCTTTGTCTTTCCACAAACGAACCAAAGGTGTCCGGTCCCATGCAGCGCGCGCGGCATTCATATCTGGCACGCTGGCCATGGCGAAAGTGGTGGGCGGCAGGATTGCTTCAGGAGCGGCGGCGCGTCCAAAAACAGCCAATAGCAGCAACACGGGGAGGAATAGTATTCGGTTTTTCATGATGTGGATTGTTTACGTTATTTTGAAAAAAAAGTTACCGGTTGAGGCTGATTAAGGTGCCGTCGGGGTTTTGTGCGGCTTGCGCGGAGGCGGCAAATAGCGATAGGCGTTGCTGGGGTTATCATTATCATAGGCGTAGGCATCACGATTTTGCAGGAAATGCATCACCCGATCCACCGGGATGGCAAAACCAAGATTTTCGCCGCTGGAGATTTTCATATTGGTAACGCCCACCACTTCGCCCCGCAGATTAAAAAGCGGCCCGCCGCTATTGCCCGGGTTGATGGGCGTGGAGGTTTGGAGATAAAGCGCCCCTTCCATTTGGCGTTTACGGGTGCTCACGATGCCTTCGGTGACCGTGCGCTCGAGCCCCAATGGGCTGCCGATGGCGAACACGCGCTCGCCCACTTCCAGTTGCGCGGGATCGGCCGCGAGTGGCACGGCGTTGAATTTCGGTGCGTCTTGATCCGTGATATGCAGCAGCGCGAGATCGGCAAACTTGTTCATCGCCACGATGCGCACCTTGCGATACGTTTTGCGCTCGAGCTGGCCGTCGCGCTGATGATACACCTCCACCGAGATCCGCGTCTCGCCTTCGATGACGTGAAAATTCGTGATCAAATGGCCATCCTCGCGAATGATAAACCCCGAGCCCAATCCACCCGGCGTTTTCACCTGCACCACCGATTTGCCGAGCGCCTCAACAAGCTGCTTCACCGGACGCAGCGGCGGTGGCTTGGCGGCCACGGTGTAAAGCCCCTTGGCCTTAGCCACGGTTTGTGCCACCGGCGCGCCGGTGCGCTCGATGCGCTGCACCTGGGCGCGATTAAGCGTGAGTACCGTGTACCCGATATCCACCACCAGCACTTCTTCTTTCTCGGCCAGCAATTTCCCTTCAATCACCGCGCCGCCTTTGAGGTGCAATTTATCGGCGTGCGCCAACATTGCGGCACAGCACAATATCAGTGAACATTGAAAAAAACGTGGCATCCGCAAAACCGTATCAAACGTGCCGCCCAAGGCAAGTCACAGTTTTACGAGCAGCAATGAGGTCCGCGGGCGTATTAAGATTTTGCAACTGCGCCGCCTCGGCTGCAAGCACCCGAATGCGCCGCGCCCGCAGCCGGGTGGCCAGCCGTTGCAACGAGCGCCGCCCCGCCGCCAATTGCGCCTCCACCTTCGGCAGCACGCCGGGCGACAGCATAAATGGAAATCCCACCGTGCCCTTCACCGACGCAAACACCGCCTCCGCTTCCACGGCCAAAATACGCCTCGTAAATTCAGCGGTTAGAAAAGGCATATCGCAGCCGAGAAACAAAATCCTTTCTGTACCCTTCGCCCGTGCCCGGCACAACGCCGTGACCACGCCGCCCAGCGGGCCTTGGCCCGGGGTGTCGTCGCGGGATTGAACGCGGCACGGCAAGCCCAGCTCCGCCGCCAGCGTGCGGGCGTGGCCGAGCAACGTGCTCCGCCCCAGCCGCATCCCTGCTTTGGCGCGGCCCATTCGGGTGCTGCCGCCGCCGGCGAGAATGACGCACTCCATTTTCATTACTGATTTTTTCTTCAAAAAACTATTGCCTTTGGCGGGGCGTCTGCTAGTTTGCCCGCCCTTTTCCGTGGGTTTGCCTTTGGTTGACCGCAGAAAAACCACGGCCTGAAATGTCCGGATCCGAGTGGATTTGGCGGCCACAATAACACTAAACGAAATCCCGTTTTCCGCGGGATGGCCCACAGGGTCTTTAACAAAGGAATAAACATGATTAGCATTGGCATCAAGGAATTGCTCGAGGCAGGCGTCCATTTCGGACACCAAACACGGCGTTGGAACCCCAAAATGAAGCCCTATATTTTCCGGGCGCAAAACGGCATCCACGTCATCAACCTCGATAAAACGCTCGAACTACTCAACGCCGCCTGCGATTTTATGGCCACCCAAGTGCGCAGCGGCGGCAAGGTGCTGTTTGTCGGCACCAAAAAACAGGCACAATCAGCCATCCGGGACGTCGCCGAAGCCACCGGCCAGCCGTGCATCACCGAGCGTTGGCTCGGCGGCACGCTCACCAATCTCAAAACCGTCAAGCAATCCCTCAAGAAACTCCAGCACATCGAGGCCATGGAGGCCGACGGCAGCATCACCGGCTATGTAAAGCAGGAACAAGCCCGTTTCCGCCGGCAAAAAATGCGTCTGCTCAAAAACCTCGGCGGCATCCGCGATATGGAAGGCTTGCCGGACGCGATTTTCATTATCGATCTCAAGCGCGAACATAACGCTGTGGCCGAAGCCCGCAAATTGAAAATCCCAATCGTGGCCATCGTAGATACCAACTGCGATCCGGACATCGTCGATTACCCCATCCCCGGCAACGACGATGCCATTCGTTCTGTGAAAATCTTCCTCGATACCGCCACGGAAGTGATTGCCGCAGCCCGTGCCGAACGCCTCGCCAAAACCAACGAAGAAGAAGCCGCCAAGGCTGCACCCGTTGCCGAAGCAGAATCACCGGCCAATGACACTGCCGAAACTCCTGCTGAAACACCCGCCGAAGCCGAGGCCGCCGAGCCCGTGGCTGAACCCAAGGCCGAAGCCGAAGCTGCCACTGCCGAGGCTTAACCCCACTGCCATCCCAATTTTGGCAGCGACTCCAATCGCAATCGAACTGCATTAATTAACCAGTAAGTACCCAAGAAATAAAAAAAAATGGCTGATATTACCGTAGCCCAAATTAGTAAACTCCGACAACAAACCAGCGCCGGCATGATGGATTGCAAAAAAGCGCTCACCGAAAGTGGCGGCGACCACGAGGGTGCCGTCGATTGGCTCCGCAAAAAAGGCACCGCCACCGCCGAGAAAAAATCCAGCCGCGCCACGTCCGAAGGCATCATTTCCCATCAAATATTGCCCGGCGCCAAAGCCGGCATTTTGGTGGAAGTAAATTGCGAAACAGATTTTGTTGGCAAAAATGAATCCTTCCAAACGCTCTGCGCCGACTTTGCGCAATCCTTGCTGGAAGATCCCCATACCGACCTCGAAGCACGCCGCACCACCGCCGTGGCTGAGGTGGGCGAAAACATCGTCATCCAACGCCACGCCCGCCTCGAAGTGGAAGGTCACGGCGCAGTCGCCGCGTACATTCACCACGGCGCAAAAGTCGGTGTACTCGTCCAAGTCAGCACCGGAAAAGAAGCCTCTGCCGAGAGCGAAGAGTTCAAATCATTGCTGCGCGACATCACACTGCAAATCGCTGCCGCCAGCCCTGAAGCAGTCGATCGGTCCAGCATTGACCCCGCCCTCATCGCGAAAGAAAAAGAAATCGCCGCCGAGCAATTCAAGGACAAGCCCGCGCAAGCGATTGAAAAAATCGTGGAAGGCAAGCTGGAGAAACATTTCGCCACAGTCTGCCTCGTGGATCAGGCATTTGTGAAACAAGGCGACCTCGCCGTGAAAGATCACATCGCCGCCACCGCCAAGGCGCTGGACGACACCATCTCCGTAGACGCATTCCTCCGCTATCAAGTCGGCGAGACGCAGGAATAACCCCTCAATCGATCGTTGATTTACAAAACGCCCGGCTCACGCCGGGTGTTTTTTTTGTGCATTCCATTGACGCGCGAGGCGTGGGCGAGTAAACCATCTCCGGTGACAAAAACAGCCAAACCCAAGCCGAAATACAAACGCATCCTCCTCAAACTTTCCGGCGAAGCCCTCGGCGGAGATCAGGGCTACGGCATTTGCCCCGAAACCGTCGCCAGCATGGCCCGCCAAATCGCCGAACTGCGTGAGTTGGGCGTCCAAGTCGTCATCGTCGTCGGCGGCGGCAACATCTTCCGCGGTCTCGAAGGCGCCGACCACGGCATCGACCGCGCCACCGGCGATTATATGGGCATGCTCGCCACCATCATCAACGCCCTCGCCCTGCAAAATTCACTCGAACATCACAAAGTAGAAACCCGCGTGCAAACTGCCATTGAAATGAGCGAAGTGGCCGAGCCCTTCATCAGCCGCCGCGCCATCCGCCACCTCGAGAAAGGCCGCGTCGTCATCTTCGGCGGCGGCACCGGTAACCCCTATTTTTCCACCGACACCGCCGCCGCCCTGCGCGCCAACGAGATCGGCGCCGACATCATCCTCAAAGCCACTCAAGTCGACGGCATTTACGACAGCGACCCCGAGAAAAATCCCAAAGCCAAACGCTACAAAGAAATCACCTACCTCGAAGCCCTTCAAAAACAACTGCGCATTATGGATTCTGCCGCCTTCTCCCTGTGCCTTGACAACTCTATGCCCATCATCGTCTTCGACCTCTTCAAACCCCACAACATCCGCAACGTCGTCCTCGGCAAAAAAATCGGCACCCTCGTCCACGCCTAATCACGCCAGCATTTATCCTTTCCCCGCGCCGCGTGCGGGCGTAGGCTTTGCCCATGCCAGTTGATGACGCTCTCCTCACTGCGGAGGAAAAAATGCAGAAGACAGAAGAAGTGGTGCAACACGAATTTTCTGGCGTGCGCACCGGCAAAGCTTCGCCCGCGCTTGTGGAAAATATTCTCGTAGAAGCCTACGAAGGCAGCCAAATGCGACTGCGCGAACTGGCCGCCATCACCACGCCGGAGACGCGGATGCTTGTCATCCAGCCATGGGATGCCTCCACCGTGCATCCCATCGACAAAGCCATCCAAGCCGCTAACCTTGGTTTCAATCCATCCATCGACGGAAAAATCATTCGCATCACTCTGCCCGAGTTGAGCACCGAACGTCGGCAGGAATTTGTGAAGACCGTCAAAAAAATGACCGAGGACGCCCGCGTCGCCGTTCGTCACGTTCGGCGCGACACGCTTCAAGGGCTGAAGGATGAGCGGAAAAATGGCGACATCACCGAAGACGATTTGTCGTTTGCCGAAAAGGAAGTGCAAAAGCTCACCGACGATTACATCAAAAAAATCGACGCCCACCTCGTCCACAAAGAAGAAGAAATCATGAAGGTCTGAATTATGGAAACTGAAACACCCACCCCCGAAGCCGCCCAAGACGCTGAGCCGCAAACCTGCCTTGATCTCAAGCCCATCGCGAAGGGCACCAATCAACTTTGCGAAGCCATCGTGGGGCAGGAAGGCTTCTCCGAATTATACAAAAAAATCGACGGCTTCATCAACGACGAGAAACTCAAGTACGAGTACAGCACGCTCAACGAGCGCGGCGCGTTGCTGCAGCAAAAGCAACAAGCGGGAGTTGAGATTCCAGAAAACGAAATCGCCGAATTTGAAAAACTACGCGACGAATTCATGGCCAACCCCGTGGCCACCCAGTTCCTCGAAGCGCAGGAAGAAGTGCAACAAGTGCAGGATCGCATCCATCAAGTAATCGCCAAAACCTTCGAAGTTGGCCACGTGCCGCAGTCCGAAGATTTCGATTTCTGCAGCGACGGATTCGGCAATTGTGGCTGCGAATAATCCGATGGATTTCTCGCGCCGCAGTTTTCTAGCCACCACCGCCCTCGCCGGCACCGCCTTCGCGGCGGATCCGTTCAAGCGCCACGGCGCGGCCAATCTCCGACTGAGTCTTGCCGCGTATTCCTTCCGCACCTTTTTCCGCGACCAAAAAACCGGCACGCGCAAAGTGGAAAAGAACGCGATGGATATGCCGCGCTTCATCGATTTCTGTGCAGACCACGGTTGTGATGGCACGGAGTTGACCAGCTACTTTTTCAAAAAACCCGTCACGCGCGATGATCTCGTGGCACTGCGACGGCGCGCGTTTCTGCGCGGCTTGGAAATCAGCGGCACCGCCGTCGGCAATAATTTTTCCCTGCCCAAAGGCGACGCGCGCACCGCGCAACTTGCTTACGTAAAACAGTGGATTGACCACGCCGCCGTGCTCGGTGCGCCACACATTCGTGTGTTCGCCGGACGCGAAACCAAAGGCATCACCCGCGCCCAGGCCGATCAATGGGCTATCGAATGCCTGCGCGAATGTTGCGATTACGCGGCCAAACACGGAATCTTTTTGGGCATCGAAAACCACGACAGCATCGGCGACGCCAAAAGCCTCATCGATTTTGTGAAAGCCGTGGATCACCCGTGGTTTGGCGTGAACCTCGACAGCGGCAACTTCCGCACCGCCAATCCCTATGAAGATTTTGCCACCGCCGCGCCTTACGCGGTGAACGTGCAACTCAAGGTGGAATTAAAAGTCGCCGGCAAAAAAACACCCGCCGACCTCCCGCGCTTCATCGAACTCCTTAACCAAGCCAGGTACCAAGGCTACATCGCGCTGGAATATGAGGCCGCCGAAAACCCTTACGAAGCCATCCCTCCGCTATTGAAAAAACTGTCGGGAATGGCGGGCTGATGCCACCGAGAATTATTTCCCACCCACTTCGGAGCTTTCGCCCTTCACGTGTTTGTCGTACCACGCAACCATTTCGGCCAGCGTGTGGCCCACGCTTTTCCGGGCGCGATAGGTGTGTGATTCGTGCGGCAGCATCACGATGCGTGCCTTGCCGCCATTGCCTTTGATGGCGTGGTACAACCGTTTGCTTTGCTCCGGTGTGGTAGCGGGGTTGTTGTCTTTTTCACCGTGAATTAACAGCAACGGATCGCGGATTTTCGGAACAGCAAGCAACGGCGACATTTCCAGATAAACCTGCGGGGCCTGCCACAACGTGCGGCGTTCGTTTTGAAATCCAAACGGAGTAAGCGTGCGATTGTATGCGCCACTGCGCGCCACGCCGGCGCGAAAGAGATCGCTATTGGCCAGCAACATCACCGCCATAAACGCGCCGTAACTGTGCCCGCCCACGCCCACACGGCGTTCATCGCACACGCCCATATCCACCACCGCGGCAATCGCAGCCTCGGCGTTGGCGACAATTTGTTCCACAAAAGTGTCATTCGCTGCGCCCACACCCAACTCGCCCACCACCGGCATCGCTACTTGGTCAAGCACCGCGTAGCCTTCCAGCGCGAGGAAGCGCGGCGAGGCACCGGCGAAGCTGGTGAACCGATGGGGTGAGTTGACCACTTGCCCCGCCACCGCGCCACCGGCGTATTCTCGCGGGTACGCCCACAGAATTGTCGGCAACACCGGCCGTTCGGGGTCTTCCAAATCATAATCCGGCGGCAAATGCAGCAGACAGGAAAGTTTCACGCCGTCCTCACGCGTGTATGTGAGCAGCCGCTTTTTCACTTCGCGCAGTGACTCAGCCGGATCCTTGAAGGCTGTGAGCGGCGCGCGGCCGGGCTCCCCCAGCGCGCGCTGGAAATAATTCGGATGCTCTTCGGGCGTCTCAAAACGTGTCACAAATTCCGTGCCATCATCGTTTAACAACGCCACCACCGTCTCGTAGCTATCCTCCGCGCACTTAAAAAGTGGTGTGCGGTCGAAAGTATTAAGATTCAGCTTGTCAAGAAACGGCCGGTCCCCCTCGGGGGATGCGCCGTTGCCATTAAGAAAAATCGAGCGGTTATGCACGCGCATCGCTCGCTTGCCATTGAGTAACTGCCGTATGAGCGGATGGCCAGGATGCTCGTAACGCTCAGCGGCGGCGTGGTTCCACAGGAGGCGGTCGGGGATGTCCGGGTTATCCGGATCCACCAGCCAGGTGCGATGCCAATTGCGGCCGCTTTCGTACTCACGTACCAACGCGACATTACGGGTTTCGCCCCAGTAAATTTTTGAAAACCGATGGCTCAGCCGCGTCACGACTTTGGGCCGACCATTGAATGGCGCTTCGAGCATCATTACACGGTCACGAAATTTCACCTCGCGTTTCGGATCACCCCCATCAAGCGCCTCCACCCACACAATGGATACCGGCGAACTGGTGGGACGCCAGTGATGCCCGCGCGGCTGCACGGGAACGCCGCCGGTGCTCACATCTTCGGTGGCGGGCCGGATATCCACCTTCTTCACCTCGCCACGTGGATCCCACACCTCAATGCTGCGTGGGAAAAACTGAATTGGCGCCTGATACGAATAAGGCGGATGCACACGCTCCACCAAAACGTACCGGCCATCGGGCGAGACATCGTACCGCGCGAAAATCGAAGGCCGCCCCAAGGATTTAAGACGGGAGGTGCGCGAATCCACCAACACCAATTGCGAGGTCAAATAATAATCAAAGAGCTTTTCGTCGTGTTCATTTTGGAGCAAATCCGGATAAGTCAGCACCGGAGTTTCGCGTGGGCCGGTTTCCTGCACCACCGGCCCGGCGGGTGCGCGCGGCGGTGTGGGAGCAGGACCGCGTGCATCCGGCACCGCGAGGCACAGCAGATTTTGGCTGTCTGGCATCCATTGGAATGAGCGGCCCAAAGTGGCATTGAGCCTCACCCCGGGGATAGCACGCGGCGCGTGCCCCAACTCACCCACCCAAAGCGCAACCGTCGTATGGCCGTATTGCAAAAAGGCGAATTTTTTTCCATCCGGCGACCACACCGGAAGACTCACTCGCCGAGCGGCATTGGGCAGTTGAACAGGAATTGTCTTGCCCGTGGAAAGTTCCTTCAATGTGAGTTGAAAAAAATAATCCGGATGCGGCGGGCCGTTGTTGAAGGGATTAATCCGTACGCCCGCCAGCGCCACTTCGCGCTGCGCCATTTCCTCAATGCGCCGAAACCGAAACTCCTCCGCCACCAGCAAATGCCGCTGATCCGGGCTGAGTGAGACGCGCGGCATTGGGCGCGAGGCAAACAGTTCCTTCGCCGCCTCGGGCGGTTCGAGATATTTCTGCTGCGCCTGTGCCTGCCCGAAAAACAGGCAAGTCAGGACGAAAATGACGGCGCGTAGGCTCACAGTGTATTGGCAAAAATCATCCCAGAACCCGCCTGCCACGGCAAGCTCCTTGCCTCCCGCCGCGCGGATAGGTACTTTGACGGCAGATGATGATGCGTGTTCAAATAATCGTCGCAACGCTGGTTTTGGGCGTGTCCTGCCTGCGATGGCCCGATGCACCCCCACCGCCCAAACAGCTTGCCGACACCTTCGACCTCCAAAAAATTCACGCCATCGGCGCGGCCATCACCGAGGCACGCGCCGAAAAACGCCTTCCCGGCGGCGTTCTTTGGCTCGAACGCAATGGCGTGCATTTTACCGAAGCTTACGGCCACGCGCAGCTCCAGCCCGAACGCGCCCTCGCGAGGCCCGATACGATTTATGATGCCGCCTCGCTCACCAAAGTCGTTGCCACCACACCCGCCATTTTGCTGCTGCACCAGCGCGGCCGCTTGAGCATCGAGGATCCCGTCAAAAAATACATCCCCGAATTCACCGGCGATAGACGCGAAACCGTCACCGTGCGCCAACTGCTCACCCACACCAGCGGCTTGCGTCCGGATATTTCCGTGAACGGCTGGGACGGCCACACCGAATGCATCGCTAAATGCGTCGCCGAAAAACTCCGCACCCCGCCGGGCACGACCTTCAAATACAGCGACATCAATTTCCAATTGCTCGATGAAATCATCCGCCGCGTCACCCGCCAACGCATTGATGTGTTTTGCGAAAAAGAAATTTTCGGCCCGTTGAAAATGGCCGACACCGGCTACAACCCTCCCGCTGCAAAACACCTGCGCGTGGCACCCACCACCGTCACCGATGGCCAAGCCCTGCGCGGCATCGTGCACGATCCGCGCGCGCGCAAGACCGCCGGCGTCGCCGGCCACGCCGGGCTCTTCACCACCGCGCCCGACCTCGCCAAATACGCCCGCTGCCTCCTCAACGGCGGCGCGCCAATTTTCAAACCTGAAACCGTGAAGCTGATGACCACCGCCCAAACACCCCTGCGCGCCCTCGGTTGGGATATGAACTCCGGCTACTCCAGCCCACGCGGCGAAACGGAGGGCACCCAATTTCCTTCCGGCTCATTTGGCCACACCGGTTTCACCGGCCCCTCCATTTGGATTGATCCGAATTCGAAGACCTTTGTCATTTTTCTCTGCAACCGCGTCCACCCAAACGAAAAAGGCGCAAGCGTTGTGCCTCTACGCAGAACAATCAGCACGCTTGCCGCGGAAGCGGTGAAGGAATTTGATTTCAAAAACTTTCCGAAATAGAACTACTTCAACTCCGGCACCGGCCAATCTTGTTTGTCTTCAGGCGACACTTCCACTGGCTCAGTCGATTGCCAATAATGCCGCTTGCGATTTACCACCAGGCCGCGTTTTTGTA containing:
- a CDS encoding VCBS repeat-containing protein; translation: RFRLQGKDGQLGPELQFRMPKLRSFHAEDLDADGRAELISIAQQSGRVTVHHLATHAPEALAGELKRGQLELLSLPKTAKSKRGRTWADVNGDGRTDLIYADPEGSQLVLQTQTERGTFASPRRFPCLSGITQIAVADWNGDGRPEIFVLSADEKQAGMTRLEKNGRMPFPEPIDTDEHRPLALAVGQLAPGNKPVLALVVEKDGARQLQMHQPGVPMATQRLNKDYKANPSIVAFHDMDQDGRNDLLLLAPFEKIKVLVNRADNDFEEVDVAPPGGTLDKPILNTADVDGDGKAELLLAQRNFLRAVKLEKQNDTWRLRVNDQINGAGTDSRLRTAVALPAGGGKTALLLLDTARKELTVCERDRTGVWQPTQHLPLPTVDFADAQPISIGSKTANALAFTGVNQAAWLAFTGSTWKLEERAHYETPLKDAELRDVVCGDLTGNGRKDFVFLETAKNHLDLAAWDAPGKVLPAIRWRVFEQRSFRGLGGGVEPREAVIADFDGDGRNDLAVLVHDRVLLYTQEN
- a CDS encoding molybdenum cofactor guanylyltransferase, translated to MKMECVILAGGGSTRMGRAKAGMRLGRSTLLGHARTLAAELGLPCRVQSRDDTPGQGPLGGVVTALCRARAKGTERILFLGCDMPFLTAEFTRRILAVEAEAVFASVKGTVGFPFMLSPGVLPKVEAQLAAGRRSLQRLATRLRARRIRVLAAEAAQLQNLNTPADLIAARKTVTCLGRHV
- the tsf gene encoding translation elongation factor Ts, yielding MADITVAQISKLRQQTSAGMMDCKKALTESGGDHEGAVDWLRKKGTATAEKKSSRATSEGIISHQILPGAKAGILVEVNCETDFVGKNESFQTLCADFAQSLLEDPHTDLEARRTTAVAEVGENIVIQRHARLEVEGHGAVAAYIHHGAKVGVLVQVSTGKEASAESEEFKSLLRDITLQIAAASPEAVDRSSIDPALIAKEKEIAAEQFKDKPAQAIEKIVEGKLEKHFATVCLVDQAFVKQGDLAVKDHIAATAKALDDTISVDAFLRYQVGETQE
- the rpsB gene encoding 30S ribosomal protein S2 yields the protein MISIGIKELLEAGVHFGHQTRRWNPKMKPYIFRAQNGIHVINLDKTLELLNAACDFMATQVRSGGKVLFVGTKKQAQSAIRDVAEATGQPCITERWLGGTLTNLKTVKQSLKKLQHIEAMEADGSITGYVKQEQARFRRQKMRLLKNLGGIRDMEGLPDAIFIIDLKREHNAVAEARKLKIPIVAIVDTNCDPDIVDYPIPGNDDAIRSVKIFLDTATEVIAAARAERLAKTNEEEAAKAAPVAEAESPANDTAETPAETPAEAEAAEPVAEPKAEAEAATAEA
- a CDS encoding trypsin-like peptidase domain-containing protein; amino-acid sequence: MDIGYTVLTLNRAQVQRIERTGAPVAQTVAKAKGLYTVAAKPPPLRPVKQLVEALGKSVVQVKTPGGLGSGFIIREDGHLITNFHVIEGETRISVEVYHQRDGQLERKTYRKVRIVAMNKFADLALLHITDQDAPKFNAVPLAADPAQLEVGERVFAIGSPLGLERTVTEGIVSTRKRQMEGALYLQTSTPINPGNSGGPLFNLRGEVVGVTNMKISSGENLGFAIPVDRVMHFLQNRDAYAYDNDNPSNAYRYLPPPRKPHKTPTAP
- a CDS encoding UMP kinase — its product is MTKTAKPKPKYKRILLKLSGEALGGDQGYGICPETVASMARQIAELRELGVQVVIVVGGGNIFRGLEGADHGIDRATGDYMGMLATIINALALQNSLEHHKVETRVQTAIEMSEVAEPFISRRAIRHLEKGRVVIFGGGTGNPYFSTDTAAALRANEIGADIILKATQVDGIYDSDPEKNPKAKRYKEITYLEALQKQLRIMDSAAFSLCLDNSMPIIVFDLFKPHNIRNVVLGKKIGTLVHA
- the frr gene encoding ribosome recycling factor; translation: MPVDDALLTAEEKMQKTEEVVQHEFSGVRTGKASPALVENILVEAYEGSQMRLRELAAITTPETRMLVIQPWDASTVHPIDKAIQAANLGFNPSIDGKIIRITLPELSTERRQEFVKTVKKMTEDARVAVRHVRRDTLQGLKDERKNGDITEDDLSFAEKEVQKLTDDYIKKIDAHLVHKEEEIMKV